The sequence ATGGAGCAAGTAATTGTAGAGATTCTTTACTCATCAGGTGACGGATTTAGCAGAGGACCTCTTTTATACATTGACGCACTATGAATCCATCATAACTGCACCGAAGCAGTGATTCCGAGAAAAAAAAGCGAAGCAGTGATTGCTCTCGACATGAAATTTGGTATGCTAATTGACACACCACATTGAATTTATATAGTTTCGGTAGTGATTTCAAATACaggttcattttttcatttttgttatttTAGAAATGTCTGTATGAACTATTTTGTTAAACAAACTTTTTTgcttaaatgaaaatgaaatggaTGAAAAAACCATGGTATTGTTCTTATGAAACCATTCAGAGTCCGCGGTTTCTATTTTGCATGAATTCCACGAGCTTTCCAAATCACGTTCATATATAATCGTGTGCAACTAGCATATAAAATCTCTATGTTGTCAAAGTGATATTCATGAGTAACCGAAACATCTTATACTATTTGTTTTTGTGCATATTCAGCAATAATTGGATTCAATTCAGAGACTGATTGTAATGTTGCGTGGTTGATGATCATATAATGTTTATTATGGTCATATAATGTTAAATGGAAAGTCCGAAAGTTTGGGAGAGTTGTGCCTTGTGATGTTGTCTATGCAAATGCAGTTGATTCTTACATGTGTAACAAAGAACATACATATTTATTTGATGTTACCTTACTTTTCCGTGCTGCTACTCTTAACGTAAGAGAAGTTAAACTAACATTCTTGAAATATTACAGGCAAAGGGCTTAAAAAGAGTAGGTGTTCGTTCTTGCTTTCGTTCACTTGATTttatcgtgtttttttttttgcagcggAGTAGACTGCAGTCTCAAGTATAAGAGTTGGCGGGTATGGTTCTTCTTTTGGTAAAAGAAGGTTCTAATTAATCTCTTCTTGATCGACTCATTTTCTCTCTTATTTTTCAAGTATACGGTTTATATTCCTCACATGATGGGAAAATCAAAATAGTCAATCAAGTACTTCAAGCAGACAAAAAACGTGGTCTCGATACATGATTCTTTAGTTATACTGTTTACTTCATGTGGTTATGCAACTTTGTTATTGTGTTTGAGTGACTTGgaaggttttttttttggaattagaCATAAATTTACGAGTTCGAAATCTAAATACATTTTATAGCCTCTAAAGGTCTTATTGCATAATTATGTAGGAATGGATCTAGATTGTAAGTACACATACACTAACACgttgaatatattcatgaggaatttTCTAAGTAGCGTTATTTTATTGCTTAGTGTACACTTTCGAGTTCAGTACAACTCAACAACCAATATCCATCTTGATCCCTTAATCAtgaacactttttttttctttctgttaaAGTTAAACTTAATGTCGTACATTGTAACATAGAGTACGTACTCACACTGTAGGTGTTGttggtaaaaaaaaaacttcGCAACTGATAAAGTTCCTCCACCCAGTAAGGTACTCTGTGTAAGATGCTTGAAAGATACATACTGTTAAATTGTAAGGTACTCAAAATACCTTACATTACAAACGCTGGCGTGTTCAAAATACACTTCTAGATAATGGACTTTGGGTGAAGGATCGCTTTTTTTTCCCATGCAGGATCGAAATATTTGTGCCAAGATAACAAAATTATTAGACATACATTATATTTTTCAGTCCTTTTAAATTAATAAGACTAATAGATAAACTTATGATTTAGAATTGCATGATGATTCTTGAATTGGAACAATTATTAATATTGAACCAGATGTGGAggttttactcaataataacgcGAAAGTTTCATAGCTTATGCGAATCAGTGTGCTCATGGAGAGATGTATAAAGACTTAATTACCAATAATTTACGGTAAATTTAAATAAGAACTAATTAGTCGCATGATAAACTGGCATAAAACATTCCCGAAATAGTGGAAATTTAAGGAATCATATATGCATATGGTTGATAAATTGTTGGTGGGGAATTATATATTTGGCTACAGGAACCATGTCATGCAACGCATTTATCATCTAATCATGAATTAGAAGATAAAAATATCACTATGAAAGACTACTAGAATTAGATACCTATAAAGAAGATAGAGATAAAACATATCCTACCACAACCGTCATTCAATAAGAAAGTTGTGCGATACTGTGACCGGCCCACCGCCCACGGACTTCATTGAAATCTATGAGCCAGTTGTGCGTCAGAGAACCAATATTTGATATAATGCAATGACTGTTTAAAGTAGATGAATTGTTTGCTAAGAATCACTACTTGATGCTCATATACTAGAGAGAACATCGATCTCTGAAAAGTGAAGTCATATAGTTATTATTAGGTGAACGGAAAGAGACAAAAGtatataagaaaaagaaacacgAGCTTCAGAAATTTAAAGAATATTAAAATTCAAATTTGAAAAAAAACTGGACCACTATAACTTTTAGTCAATTTATGAAGCTTGAATATAGGTTTTCTTCTTTAGATTTTAGAATCACGAGCTTATTAaatttttattggtttttaatAATATTATGTATTTTAACAAAACGAATTTTAAAATATACATTCAATATGTGTAAGCGAGAAACAAACCCGTGCATAGCACGTGTGACCAACTAGTAAGAATAATATTTCCTGAAGATGTAATTTATGAAAGGAAAAAAATGCATTTACTTTGTTTTTGGAGTATCTGTTATGATTCATGAACTTATTTGGGTTAATTTACCGGTGTAAGACTGAAAGGACATGATATAAGGcgtattcctatgcacatgccaaaatctGATATTTTCCAAACTGCCAaacgtgtatgcctatatgtccgaaataacatataggcatacatgaTGGAGTTTCCAGCGAGAGATAGAGATTCGATCGCTCAGTGGTCATAGTAGCGCTCGCTGGTCATTGAACCGCCAGCACTGGTCATTGTATCGCTCGCTGATTTAATCATCGCTCAGTAGTTTATCATCCAACGGTTGGAATTTTCCCCCATTATAAACccaatttcaactcacaccatctCAACTTCAATTAATTTCTCTATGCCTAATACTCGCATGACCGAAGCGGATTTCACTCGAgaagaaaatacttctctaatTCGATGTTGGGTTTCAGTTGCAAGCGATAAAGATTTTAATTTAGAGACTTTTAACTCATGGGAAGCTGTGTTTCAAAGATTTATGACGTTAAGTCACATAAattcaagaagaacaaatgagtgtcttcaaaatcgttattgtttcatcaataacGATGTGAGAAAGTATTAGAAAATTATGTGGATGATAAAAGGGGATAATCCTGAGTTGTCAACTGAAGAACTAAAAATTAGTGCTCATATCAAATGTGCCGAAGACAACAGAAGATGGTTTAGTCACGATGAATGTTATGAAATGTACAAGGTTCACGTGTAAGGATTCAATTTTTAAATATTGTGTTATGAAATTAAGGTTAATTtttaatgaaatgtaaaactAGTTTCTAATTGGATATTAATGTAAAAGTAGTtttcattaattaaaataaaaagattacatttgaaatatttaaattaaattacgCCCATAACTACTGATTTCCTTGGCCGTTTCCTTGCCCGTTTCCTTCCTGACCAAAGACCCAACTGCCCAAGTTTTATGGATCAAGGGTACTGTTCAACATATCAGTTAACGAGCCTTGCCCAGTTTGAGACTCACTTGGTGGTTGAGTCTCATCATAATCAGCATAACCTTGGTAATTAATGGGTCCAGGGTGTAAAGGAACACGATACAAATCTTGAAATGCGTGTTGTTGATATGATGGAGGAGTTTGCTGATATAACTGAAATGCTGATGAGCTTGAGGCAATTGTGGGTTGAGGCAATTGGGGTAAACAGATTTGTTTGCCTAATTGATTCTAAGTTCACACCACCACCAGTATGCTGATGAGCTTGAGGCAATCGCAGTATGTTGACCATCTTCGATCTGTTCTGGTTCCCAATTCTCAGAATCATACTTCATTATGACCGGAAAAACATTGGTGTGATTCTTAATAGAAGGTTCCGAAACACAAAAATATGTATACCACCAAtattgaaaataataacattgttGGTTACTAAATTTtttatgtgaaaataacaaacaaatcgTGTGAAAAATAATGGTTCTTACCTCCAACAATCCCCAAAAAGCATTAAAAGTATCTTTGACACACGTCGAGCAATCACCGAGGGCCATGTAAATCTCTGATAAAATTGGAGACCCCTAGTCATATGTTGGTGCTTGCTCTAAATCTTCTAATGCTTCGAGAAAACCAATTAACACCACAGAGCTAGCATTTGGAATTAGACATTGACCTAGTGTCCATAACACAAATATACGTTCGAGCTCCTCATAATGTTCAAGGAACAAATATACATTATTTGCATTCATGTTCTCATTCATTTTCGTAGCATAACGTTGcaaaaaacttttcaacccaGTAACTTTAAtccatttgcttttatttttctgtATGCATCATTTCCTTCTACATCATTTGAGTATATCGGAAGTCTTTGTTTCCATTTATTTTGTGATAACCAATTTAGTGCGTTAAATGGAAGTATGTTTCCTGCATATGGAATTCCCTTTAACATGTACAAATCTAGCGGTGTAACTCCTACTAACAACATTTATTCATAATTAGAGTTTGCtgaattttataaaacaaaaaagataatctaaaaatttAATTACTAGAAAAAGAACGTGCTTGTAGTCTTCCAATCGTTCAAATATAACTTGAACTCCTTGAGTCATGTGGTTCCTAGGATGTATATGATACTGTATAAATATCGCCAAGGATATCTTCGGACTCTCTCTTGAACAACATGGAGGAGTAACTGAAAAATCATACAGAACTCAGTCCATCCACCTCTTAGATTAACTGAATTAACTCGCTCATGATGGTCAGATATGTGATAAGAGAACACACCGACACCGGCTACTTGTCTAACATTTTGAAACTCATAATCTTTATCCACAACAAAGCTTAATCCACTGGGTGGGGTACTAGTAGACTCTTTGacttttatgtttctttttcttttctcactcGCCGTATTTGTTTAAGAAGTAAAACGAAAGATAAAGTGTGAAGGGAAGAGAACAGAGGAGCAGAGAAAGGAGAAGGGAACAATATGCAAAGTGTGAAGAATAGATGAACAAGATGCGGTATTTATAGTCGTTAAAAAGTCGAACGTTGGCGATATTGATTATAACGCCAGCGTTGGAGTTAATAACGAGCGTTACTAACAATATCGCTGACGATATTATTAAAAACGCTCGCGAATAACTCTGTCCCTCCGTGGTTATCCCATAGTGGCACAATTgatttgccatgccacctggtatgacaAACCAgatttttttggcatgtgcataggaataggcctaaacAGGAAAACATGCTCATCACGTTTTAAAGGACTTGGGTGAGTTTGTGATTTTTATCCTTGTATACGACTTAAGACGAGCTTATCTTATCTATTTAGATAAAAAACTAGAACATCAACTCGCCCTTATCTTTCTCAACGAAAAAAAAACTTACCCTTACTCTTGGGTGCACGGTAATATTAGTGTAATCTCATTCTGAGGGTATTGTGCTACGTGATTGCATTTGATAAATGAAGATTTTCAAGTGTTGGGTTATCTTCAAGGAACTGTTGTATCTCTTGGTAAATCATTCATGCATACATAGGATGTTAATGTTTTTAAGGAAGAGTCTAACACTCTTTTAACTCTCTCCCTCGTAGCAAATTACTTATGTTGATTTATTTTTACTAATTTACTTGATTGcacttgtttcttttttttgatcggtaattGATTGCGCTTGTTTCTATTCCTCACTTCCTACTTTCTATCACTGAAACCATTTTTCAAAGTGTTGGTGAAACTGACGCAGGCATATTTCGTGTTTGTTAGATTGTCACAAAGAAAATCTGTTGAATATTACAACCGGTGATGTTGCAAATTAACACCTCTTTCTCGAGAACAGCTTCACCTTGACTCGGTCAACTTCATTTCCTTTCTTGCAACCCCTTGACTAAGTAGCCCGCCCCCCACGGTCAACGTTGAGACAATTCAAGTAGGCCGTCATCTGAAGGCCCTTTATCCAGGATCTGAATTCTGAACTGACAGGATTGGATGCCCCTGCGTTTTTCACTTGTCTGCGTTTAATCCAGGCTCCTGCTGCTTATAGAGGTAAAAACGCGGGAGACAGATTTTCAGTTCCTCAACTTGGTCTTCCTCAGATGAATTTCCCCGCCAAAGTTGCTGAAAAATTACCAGTTTTGGGTGCTCGATTCTCACACCCATCTTCTAACAGAGGTGCTCTTTAGTCTCCCTGTCTCTCTCCACATACATATTCAAAGCTtactttatttctttttatttattatcTTGTATTTAGTCGTTATTTTGTTTCTGAGCATTAAAACCTATTTTGTTCAGGACTACCCAGGTTGAGATTTCTTAATTCTCGGCATCGCATTAGGGGTTTGGCGTTGGGTCTTTCAACAGCAATGGAGGCTTCGGATTTGAAAAGATGTGGTTTAGGTTTGGATAATAGAATAACAAGAGCAGTTCTTCCTGCAACAGAAGGCTATGTTGATGAAGCTATTAAAGCTATCAAACAAGGGAAAGTTATTGCTGTGCCTACTGATACTCTTTATGGATTCGCTTGTGATGCCTGGTAATTCTTTTGAAACCTAATTCCTCTTGTTTTAAGTAGTTTCCATCAAATTCTGTTCGTGATTTACTTAAAAAACGTAGTGTACTCAACCCTAATACGCTTAAACCTCTGAGCTTCATGTGAAAAGAAAAGCCTTAGAAGTTCTGCACATGTTATGATATCTGCACATGTAGCTCAACCCCTCTATTTTGTGTCTGCATTGTGCTGTTGAGGAATACTACTTAGGTACTTACCCCTGTGTTCATGTGAAATTTGTATTTTGCTGTAGTTGAAGTTACTTACTCATGGCATGTTTTTTTATCAATTGCGTTGCAGTTCAGCAGAAGCAGTTCATAGGATTTATGAGATTAAAGGGCGTAAACAAACAAGTCCTTTAGCTATTTGTGTTGGGGATGTTAAGAACATTGAGAGGTTTGCCGGTACAGATCATTTGCCTAATGATTTGCTTGATTGTCTTCTTCCTGGACCTGTCACTGTTGTGCTAACACGAGGTTTGATTcacaaatatatttatttatctGCTGTACACTTGCCATACATAATGTAGACAAGCGTAGTAATTCTCGAGGTGTGCACGTAGGGAATAATGAATGTATGAGCTTTATGTAGCTCTTGTATTTTTGGTACAAAGATGGAAATAGATTTATAACATTTGGTCTTTAATACATATAtcttttatttgttcattttaggTGAGTCTAGTATACTAGAGAAATCCCTGAACCCAGGATTGGACAGTATAGGAGTTCGTGTGCCAGATTCAGAATTTATTCGGGTGATTGCACGTGGTTCTGGAAGTGCACTTGCCCTTACCAGCGCAAACTTAAGTGGACAACCAAGCAGTGTATGCATCAAAGATTTTGAGAACCTTTGGGAGCACTGTGAGTATGTCTATGATGGCGGTTTGCTTCCTTCAGGACGTGCTGGATCGACTGTGGTTGACCTCACAAAGCTAGGAAAGTACAAAATCCTAAGACCTGGAAGGTAAAGAAAAACCGAAGTGCTTCTATTTACAAATTTGCTTCTATAGAGTAGTTTATTAATAATTTTTGTTCCTTATCGATATTGCACTGCTTAAAGGAGTTCAAGACCTTAAGTGGGAGGTGGCTCAGACCTGAATCTCACCTTGAAAGAATAGACTTGAGTTGAAGTGTTGAACCCAGAATTCAGATTTCTAGTCTTTGGTTTGATTTTCCTTCTTTTTGCTTTATATTGGGTTCACTGATGACCGCTGCAAAATATACATGCTCCGGCTTATGCGTCTGATTATAGCTAGTCTTGGAATACTAGACATTGGTAGAGTAAGCCAGAGTCATATCTTGTAAGACCAATCATGTCAGTCCCATGTGGCGACATTTCCTGTAAGCTCTGGTTAATCATATTAAGAGTGTATGGAAGCAAAATGATATGGTCACCTCTTGTTTGACAATATTAAGACAGCTGAACAAGCATAATACAAGTAGTGCTTCCTAACACTATGCACGTCAAATTTCAATTCCATGGTGAGAACCACTATCTGTTGTTTGAGTAGTAGTTACTGATGTTGCTATCTTTACAACTGCAGTGCCATGGAAGAGACAGTAGCTATCCTTCACAGTCACTCCCTACAAGAGGACAAACAATGATGCAAAAGCTCCACAACGAGTGATTGTCAAAGTTTTCAAGTAACTTCGTCTTTTTAGACTGCCGGTGTAACATTATTTCGTTGAGTAGTCAGATTTAGCCCCTTGAAGATACCAAATTGCATCAAATGATAGCTTGTACTTTCTTCTACCTAAGGTAGAGTGTATAAGAAATTAGTGGAAGGGTGTAACCACAAAAAATGTTTAAGATGCATGTAACATTTAACAGTCTGTTTATTAGAAGTGGGATgtttatacatctcgaattgtgctcattttttgttggaatgtagagtcttataagaagaatataccatcaaaatattagatttaaatgCATTATCGTTTGAGTTTTGAGGAGAAAATGACGTAAATCTTGTCcaaccttgtccatctaagagtgtccatggatcctccctcttttttatattataatagcTTGATCTATTTGAGTTCATCCATTCTATATTTCTATgctattctctatataaaaagagAGTTTTTTCGGGAGACGTGGttaaccggagcttctggttgattctgaccCCACCATTGTATATTTCAGCCAAGAAAATTTCAAGAGAATTTTTTAGACCCTCAAAATCTTTTCCGGCCAATTACATTCAAGGAAAATATTACCAAAAATAATTAAGTATTACACAATCTTATAAAATTGTTAAAAATAGATATAAAATCGGGTAAAATATAATTAATATCTAATTTAGATCTAACATTAAAATTCACAGATACGTAGAAATAAAATCACATCAAGATATGAATTGTCCATCATGGTTTCATCACAAAACGGAATCAATcgtaataaaataaaaagaatgttTGAGGTCCAGTGTCCAATTACATTACAGTTTTTATAATTAAACTAATGTTAATTACAATTCCAAAccaataataattaaaataatcctaactaaaatcaaattaataatAAGAATCAAaacatatacatggaattatGAGAACCATGCTTCCTCTttcgcaaaaataaataaaaaggatTATTAATCCTGTCCAATAAACAAGATACAATGTCATCATAGAAAATCATGACAAACAATCAAACAACATTAAGCAAAtttttgggagcaaaagaaaaaatcagGCCAAAAGCGGACAACAGAAAATGAGTTTAGATAGTAATTTTTCTTAGTATTATTCTTTCCATAAAaagattttaaaaaataaaatcagaacGTGTAATTTAGGTATTTGCTATACATGTTAAGAGTGATGAACGTATTTTTAGTGTATTTAATTTGTGTTCAAAAGTTTATAACTATAGAATAACCCTGGTTTAGGTAATTAATTTTTAAGATCTAAAAGAacgtttttatatagagaatatatAGTTTTATaagattgaaatgaaattgaaaggagagatatttttctttttttaccatGTTACCTTTCAGTCAAGAATAATATGGAACACAACAAGTAAGGTATTACAACCAAAAGTAATACCAAAATTTCTAAGATTAGCAAAGGAAAAATCTTTACAGTTCTCTTCTTAAATATGAAACATTAATTCCAGAAATACTAACATCCTCTCCTATATATAAAAACACTCGAGGAATAGTAAAAGCTCATTTTTTGGGAGTTGCCTCGGTTTTTAATGTTTGTTTTACAGATGCTCGGGATTTTTTCTTCTGATCGATGGTTGCCGTTTATTTTTGCAGGTTCGAAAAAGTTATCGTTATTGTTCAAGTTTCCGTTTAATATGATTGTCTCCGGGGCAACTCAAAAATATCCAAGTCCTCTTTCCATTGGTGTCTTCTTCAAGGTATCAAAATCTTCTTTGGTAAGAAATAATTTAGTGAACTTCTCAAGTTATGGCTGTTTATACTTTCGGGTGCATTTTCTTATGAAGGTTGTTGTTTTTATTGTGAAAtctcaattaattttattttttttgttgattatgatattttgtttgagatttttatttatttattaatagtGGTATTCTAATAGagactttttttttgttggccATGGTATTGTGACTGGGAAAAGCAAATAGTAAAAATAATAATCGATGAGAATCTTAGTTCGTTTTGTGTTTCCAGGCAGCAAACAGAAAAACTAACCAAGCTATGGATGATCACCAGAAAGTACCAGGCATGAAGTCAAAAGTGGGACCATGCAAGTGAAGATCTCGAACTATGTCTGTATTATCACTTCTCTTTTTGTTCCTCTCATCGTTATcaagatttgattttttttaattggttATTTACTAATGCTGGTGGAGTGGTGGTGCACTCTGATTGGGTTCCCTTAAGCCTTATTTGGCAAGTTGTTGATCCACTTGCATTGATCCATTTGCAGGTTGCTTCAACGTCCTTTATCACATAGCAGGTAGTCGTATTCAAGAGACCTTACAATTCATTCAATTAGGTTTCTTAGTTATGATTGTATACATATTT comes from Papaver somniferum cultivar HN1 chromosome 7, ASM357369v1, whole genome shotgun sequence and encodes:
- the LOC113293014 gene encoding yrdC domain-containing protein, mitochondrial-like, producing the protein MNFPAKVAEKLPVLGARFSHPSSNRGLPRLRFLNSRHRIRGLALGLSTAMEASDLKRCGLGLDNRITRAVLPATEGYVDEAIKAIKQGKVIAVPTDTLYGFACDACSAEAVHRIYEIKGRKQTSPLAICVGDVKNIERFAGTDHLPNDLLDCLLPGPVTVVLTRGESSILEKSLNPGLDSIGVRVPDSEFIRVIARGSGSALALTSANLSGQPSSVCIKDFENLWEHCEYVYDGGLLPSGRAGSTVVDLTKLGKYKILRPGSAMEETVAILHSHSLQEDKQ